The following are encoded in a window of Paenibacillaceae bacterium GAS479 genomic DNA:
- a CDS encoding YheC/D like ATP-grasp, translating into MSNDDDSSRAKLTVSSKMNKTDILLRSQKLKKHIPATRWLSLSKLTSMLDQYRMVYVKPDKGSKGIGVIRVEKTKYGFQYQRDTRVYRFETLASLHRSLQKLTDEKMYLVQRGIHLLKHEGRVYDFRIMVQRNPSGEWECTGTVARVAHPKKIVSNGSQGGTIYAPMDLLRPVCGKVRAVQLLKQMDGLALLTAKKLSEDYPRLNELGLDIAIDQKLKPWILEVNTLPDPCPFTKLDDKEIIDRIVEYAKGYGRRYKLNCMKAKKAP; encoded by the coding sequence ATGTCTAACGACGATGACTCGAGCCGTGCCAAGCTAACCGTATCGAGCAAAATGAACAAAACGGATATTCTCCTTCGCAGTCAAAAGCTGAAGAAGCATATTCCGGCTACCCGTTGGCTGAGCCTGAGCAAGCTGACATCTATGCTCGATCAGTACCGAATGGTCTATGTAAAACCTGATAAGGGCAGCAAGGGCATCGGTGTTATAAGAGTAGAGAAAACCAAATATGGCTTTCAATATCAAAGAGACACCCGCGTTTATCGCTTCGAAACGCTCGCTTCTCTGCACCGTTCGCTCCAAAAGCTTACTGACGAAAAGATGTATCTGGTCCAGCGAGGCATTCACCTCCTCAAACATGAGGGGCGCGTATATGACTTTCGCATCATGGTTCAGCGCAATCCATCGGGGGAGTGGGAATGCACCGGCACGGTAGCGCGGGTCGCTCATCCGAAAAAAATCGTATCGAACGGCAGCCAAGGAGGGACGATTTATGCTCCTATGGATCTGCTACGTCCCGTATGCGGGAAGGTTCGGGCCGTGCAGCTGCTGAAGCAGATGGATGGGCTGGCGCTGCTTACAGCCAAAAAGCTTAGTGAAGATTATCCCCGCTTGAACGAGCTTGGGCTGGACATCGCCATCGACCAAAAACTGAAACCTTGGATTTTAGAGGTTAATACCCTTCCTGATCCATGTCCGTTCACAAAGCTCGATGACAAGGAGATCATCGACCGCATTGTAGAGTACGCCAAAGGGTACGGACGCCGCTACAAGCTGAACTGCATGAAAGCTAAAAAAGCGCCCTGA
- a CDS encoding Carbohydrate-binding family 9 — protein MESNYLIRKLDTSSRDAAWNLADNANIAEISHFLWMDNGYRPRTEAALTYTEHDLQLVFRVFEENPLLRFQSPNDPVYKDSCVEFFFQPSPDKDPRYLNLEINAAGTRLLGIGADRDERTLLPPDSHPPLLIETATGLHDEASGQTYWSVRATLPLQWLSDLFPDFRPAPGARMRGNFYKCGDETALPHYGCWSEIKSAQPNFHLSEWFGTLQFG, from the coding sequence ATGGAGAGTAACTATCTGATCCGCAAGCTCGATACCTCTAGTCGCGATGCCGCTTGGAATTTGGCGGATAACGCGAATATTGCTGAGATATCCCATTTTCTCTGGATGGACAATGGGTACAGACCTCGCACCGAGGCTGCTCTTACCTATACCGAGCATGACCTGCAACTCGTATTTCGAGTTTTCGAGGAAAATCCGCTCTTGCGGTTCCAATCCCCCAATGACCCGGTGTACAAGGACAGCTGCGTTGAGTTCTTCTTTCAACCTTCGCCCGACAAAGACCCGCGCTACCTCAATCTCGAAATAAATGCAGCCGGAACAAGGCTGCTAGGCATAGGCGCTGATCGAGATGAACGAACTTTGCTCCCCCCCGATAGCCATCCACCTCTGCTCATCGAGACGGCCACAGGGCTGCATGATGAAGCATCAGGCCAAACGTATTGGAGCGTGCGTGCCACGCTGCCGTTGCAGTGGCTTTCTGATTTATTTCCGGACTTCCGTCCGGCGCCCGGAGCACGCATGCGGGGAAACTTCTACAAATGCGGAGACGAAACCGCGCTTCCCCATTATGGATGCTGGTCCGAAATTAAGTCTGCCCAACCGAACTTCCACCTATCGGAATGGTTCGGCACGCTCCAATTCGGTTGA
- a CDS encoding cysteine synthase A/phenylacetate-CoA ligase, translating to MDDSPLQLNYQRSEHNQHKSLQKSIGYTMKNNACMGKGEWIMPPADWKELSSLMKARFPWLEQLMDSDSDWERLPLMTASILEAFYYTADNPLAERSGMRSYRTSGTSSGRRKTIYYSDQDEEHYLNIKLDVFRAILKPFGYRSAVSDMGTGHAEATAAEVFRSLGMSVETLPYQLPIREHIERLEQLQSEVLYTMPSILDRILAAADDPSALGIRHVVLVGEMASPGWRLRAAERLGIPAEHIADTYGSIEIGTIAHYSPEHGRFLLADGLFAEGVPAESLGEGLEPLPPGEQVLVLTSLIRDSFPALRYVTYDVVRGLESITVDGQLRQSFCSIVKRIGPDLKHGEKISIYDIENAVSRHLPDARIRVHVTGNALSVRVDSNSADTAMLDSIRQEIEKRNPDIGGMIRSGILSGIEVTRERFDEDAQGGPIKQKKIYYHNGGKTLEPE from the coding sequence ATGGACGATAGCCCGTTGCAGTTAAACTATCAAAGGAGTGAGCATAACCAGCACAAGAGCCTGCAAAAAAGCATAGGGTATACCATGAAAAATAACGCCTGCATGGGGAAAGGGGAGTGGATCATGCCTCCTGCAGATTGGAAAGAACTTTCCAGCCTGATGAAGGCGCGGTTTCCCTGGCTGGAGCAGCTGATGGATTCCGACTCGGACTGGGAGCGGCTGCCGCTCATGACCGCTTCGATTCTCGAAGCGTTCTATTATACAGCCGACAATCCGCTTGCGGAGCGCAGCGGCATGCGCAGCTATCGCACCTCGGGCACAAGTTCGGGCAGACGCAAAACGATCTACTACTCGGATCAGGATGAGGAGCACTATTTAAACATCAAGCTGGACGTATTCCGGGCTATTTTGAAGCCGTTCGGTTATCGGTCGGCGGTATCGGATATGGGCACCGGGCATGCTGAGGCGACGGCGGCTGAAGTGTTTCGCAGCCTTGGCATGAGCGTCGAGACGCTGCCCTATCAGCTGCCGATCCGCGAGCATATTGAGCGCTTGGAGCAATTGCAGTCCGAAGTGCTGTATACGATGCCTTCCATCCTTGACCGGATTCTTGCGGCCGCCGATGATCCCTCCGCGCTAGGCATCCGTCATGTTGTGCTCGTCGGAGAGATGGCATCGCCCGGCTGGCGCCTGCGCGCTGCTGAGCGCTTAGGAATTCCTGCTGAGCATATCGCAGACACATACGGCTCAATTGAGATTGGTACGATTGCCCATTACTCACCGGAGCATGGGCGGTTTTTGCTCGCAGACGGTTTGTTCGCTGAAGGTGTGCCAGCCGAATCGCTCGGAGAGGGGCTGGAACCGCTACCCCCAGGGGAGCAGGTGCTCGTGCTGACTTCTTTGATCCGCGACAGCTTCCCTGCTCTTCGGTATGTCACTTATGACGTAGTACGCGGATTGGAGAGTATTACCGTGGACGGTCAATTGCGGCAAAGCTTCTGCAGCATCGTCAAGCGGATTGGACCGGATCTTAAGCACGGTGAAAAAATCAGCATCTACGACATCGAAAATGCGGTCAGCCGTCATTTGCCGGATGCTCGCATCCGAGTCCATGTAACGGGCAACGCGCTGAGCGTGCGCGTCGACAGCAACTCGGCGGATACAGCGATGCTGGATTCCATCCGGCAAGAGATCGAGAAGCGTAATCCCGACATCGGAGGGATGATTCGCAGCGGTATTTTGAGCGGCATAGAGGTAACACGTGAGCGCTTTGATGAAGATGCACAAGGCGGCCCGATCAAGCAGAAAAAAATCTACTACCATAACGGGGGTAAAACGCTTGAACCTGAATGA